Within Massilia endophytica, the genomic segment GCATGGCTGGCAATGGTGCGGCGCAGCTCGGGCAGGCCCGCGCTGTCCGCGTAGCGGCTGCGGTGGACGCGTTCCGCGCGCAGGGCGGCGTTCACGGCGCGGCGCCAGTCGTCTTCCGGGAAATGCTGGGCGGCCGGGCTGCCGCCGATGAAGTCGTAGCGGGCGCGCGCTTCGTCCACCACCTTGCGCAGGGGGTTGTCGTACTCGCGCCACGCCGCCAGCGCCGCATTGGCGGCCAGCAGGGCCGGAGACGGGGGCTTCCCTGCCTGCGCAGCAGGGGCGTTGACAAAGGAACCACGCCCGGCCTGGCCCAGCACCAGCCTTTCATAGCCGAGCCGCCGGTAGGCTTCCTCCACGGGCTTGCGCGAGATGCCCAGCTGTTCGGCCAGCAGGCGGGAGGGCGGCAGCTGCTGGCCGTGCGCCAGCCGTCCGCTCTGGATGGCCTGGCTGATCTGGCGGTAGACCTGTTCCGCCAGCCCGCGTCGGCCTTCGATAATGAGGTGCAGTTCCATGAGCGGGCATCTTAACTCATCGATAAGTCTTGAGCATGGCAGGCAAAGCGGGTAGATTGGCGCAAATCTCGCCGCAAGGAGCAAGGGAGTAATGTCCATCACCTGCAGCACCCTCGCGCCGCACTGGCTCTGCATCCACCGCGACCTGCTGCTTTACTTGGCTCCTTCCGCCGCACTGGCCCTGCTGATCCGCTATCTCTCCCGGCGTTATGCCATTTTCCACGTCTTTACCCTGGCGGGCACCATCTGCCACGAGCTGGCCCACCTGCTGGCCGGGCTGCTCACGGGGGCGCGGCCCGCATCCTTCACGGTCATTCCGCGCCGTTCGGGGCGGGGCTGGGAGCTGGGATCGGTGGTCCTGACCCGGGTGCGCTGGTATAACGCCGCCCCGGCGGCCTTGGCGCCCCTGCTTATCCTGGGGATTCCCCTGGCCGTCGCCCACTGGCGGACCGCTCCCGGCTGGCGCTTCGAACCCGCCGACCTGGGCCTGGCTTTCCTGCTGGCGCCCCAGATGCTGTCATTCTGGCCATCCGCCGTGGACTGGCGCATCGCCGCCCGGTCCTGGCCGGTCCTGATGCTTGCCCTTTTGGCATGGGGCGCCGTTTTAATGTGGCCTTAAGGCAGCTACGGGAAACTAGCTGCAACAGACTGGCTGCGCGGGCCATTTCATCAGGTAGAATAAGGCGCAGTGCAGTATTCAATCACTCATCAGTTCGGAGCAAATGCCGATGAAGAAGCAAATGTTGGCCGCCATGTCCCTGGCAATCCTGTCCGCCTACGCGGGCGCCGCCCAGGCCGACAAGGCAACAGACGTCCAGCTCAAGCCCGCTGCCCAGCAGACGCAGGCCGCGCTGTGGGCGTCGCGCGTGCTGTCGCGTTATCACTACAAGGCCACGCCGCTCGACGACGCGATGTCGGAGAAGATCTTCGACCGCTATTTCAAGACCCTCGATGCGGACAAGCTGTTCTTCACCCAGGCCGACGTCGACCAGTTTGCTCCCTTCAAGACCAAGCTCGATGACGCCATCGCCGGCGAGAACCTGCAGCCGGCGTTCGCCATCTACAATCTCTACCAGCAGCGCTTCAACGAGCGCATGGCCTATGCCCGCGAACTGCTGAAGACCAAATTCGACTTCACGGTGGACGAGAGCTACCAGTTCGACCGCGAGAAGGCCGACTGGGCCAAGAACGAGGCCGAAGTGAAGGAACTGTGGCGCAAGCGCGTGAAGAACGACTGGCTGCGCCTGAAGCTTGCCGGCAAGGACGAGAAGTCCATCCGTGAAACGCTGGACAAGCGCTACGAGAACTACGTCACCCGTTCGCGCAAGCTGAATAATGAAGACGTGTTCCAGTACTTCATGAACGCCTATGCCATGTCGATCGAGCCGCACACCAACTACCTGGGCCCGCGCGCTTCGGAGAACTTCGACATCGCCATGCGCCTGTCGCTGGAAGGCATTGGCGCCGTGCTGCAGACGCGCGACGAATATACCGTGATCCGCGAGATCGTTCCCGGCAGCCCGGCCGCATTGTCCGGCAAGCTGAAGGTGGGCGACAAGATCGTGGCCGTGGCCCAGGGCGATAACGGGGCCCCGACGGACGTGCTGGGCTGGCGCATCGACGATGTGGTGGCCCTGATCCGCGGCGCCAAGGATTCGACTGTGCGCGTGCAGGTGCTGAGCGCCGACGCAGGCCCGGACGCCAAGCCCTTCAGCGTATCCATGGTGCGCAAGAAGATCACCATGGAAGAGCAGTCGGCCAAGAAGTCCATCATGGAAGTGCGCGATGGCGCCGTGAAGCGCCGCATCGGCGTGATTTCGCTGCCCACCTTCTACCAGGACTTCGAAGCCCGCCGCCGCGGCGACAAGGACTTCAAGAGCGCGACCCGCGACGTGGCGCGCCTGCTCGGCGAGCTGAAAAAGGAAAAGGTGGACAACGTCCTGATCGACCTGCGCAACAACGGCGGCGGCTCGCTGACCGAGGCGGTGGAGCTGACCGGCCTGTTCATCGACCGCGGTCCCGTGGTCCAGCAGCGCAACGGCGAGGGCCGCGTGGAAGTGGAGAACGACACCGTGGCCGGCCTGGCATGGGATGGTCCGGTGGGTGTGCTGATCAACCGCGGTTCGGCTTCCGCCTCCGAGATTTTCGCGGCGGCCATCCAGGATTACGGCCGTGGCCTCATCATCGGCGAGCCGAGCTTCGGCAAGGGCACCGTGCAGACCCTCATCAGCCTGGACCGCTTCGGCCAGAACGACAAGGCGCGCCTGGGCGAACTGAAGATGACCATTGCCCAGTTCTTCCGCATCAACGGCGGCACCACCCAGCTGCGCGGCGTGACGCCGGATATCAAGCTGCCGTCCATTGCCGACGCGGAGAACTTCGGCGAGTCGAGCTACGACAACGCGCTGCCGTACACGGTGGTGAAGCCTGCCGTGTACATCCCGGCGGGCGAGGTGAAAGACATCGTGCCCCTGCTGGACAAGAAGCATGAGGCGCGCGTGTCCAAGGACAAGGACTTCCAGTACCTCGTGGAGGACATCGCCTACGTGAAGAAGCAGCGCAAGGACAACCTGGTCTCCCTCAACGAGGCGGCGCGCCGCAAGGATCGCGACACCCAGGAAGCCCGCGCCAAGCTGCGCGAAGCGCGCCTGAACGCCGGTCCTTCGCCGGACGACCCCATCGTTGTCCCCGATCCGAAGGATGCGCTGAACAGGGCGATCAGCGCCAAGCCAAGCAGCCAGAAATCGGCGGCCAAGGCAACGCCTGTGAAAGGCGCCAGCCGCACCGACGACGGCCTGCAGGCGGACGAGCGCTCCCTGAGCGCCGAGCTGGATGCGGAGAAGGCCGCGAAGAACGCGAAGGATGTGCTGCTGAACGAAGCCGTGCATATCCTGGCCGACGAAGTGGGCCTGCTGAAGACCGACACCCGTCTGGCCTCGCGCGTGCTGCCGTACGCCGCCGACAAGTAATACGACAGAACCTTAGGAGGGTAGGAGAGGGCCGCAAGGCCCTTTTCTTTTACCCGTTCATGGATGGTAGTTGTTCCGCGGCAACATATACGCTTGCGTTATATCTAGTATCACTACAATAAAGTGGCGCGATATGGCGCGACGCAGCATAATTGCACCTGTCTCCTCTATTCTCCTCCAAGGAAATAGACTTCAGCCCGCTACCCAGTAGCGGGCTTTTTTTTTGTCCCGTGGCGGCCGCGATCGGTTAAGCTGTCGGCTGGGTTTGAGATAGCAAAGAGACAATTGAAACGAAAGCTTACTATTGCGGCCCTGGCGGCCGCAGGCTTGCTGGGCGCCTCAGCCTGGTACTTCATGAGCCAGCAGACCGGCCTGCCAGGCCGTTCTCCCCTGGCGGTCATCCAGCGCGCCGTCGGCAAGACGCCCGCCTACTGGACCGCCCGCACCACCACCGTCAGCGGGGACGGCGTCCAGGGCGTGGCGGACGGCCCCGCAGCGCAGGCCCGCTGGTCCGATCCCTATGGCATTGTTGCGGATGCGAAGGGCACTATCTATGTCGCCGACGGTGGAGATGCAAACCGGATTCGTAAAATTACTACGCAAGGCGAGGTATTGACCCTCGCTGGCGGCAAGGAAGGCTTCGCGGACGGCCAGGGCGCCGCCGCATCCTTCAACACCCCGTCCGGCCTCGCCATCGACAGGCAGGGCAATCTCTACGTGGCCGACACGGCCAACCACGCCATCCGCAAGGTCACACCGGAAGGCGCGGTCGCCACCCTGGCGGGCAACGGCCAGCCAGGTTATGCGGACGGGCAGGGCGCCGAGGCGCGCTTCAACGGCCCGGTCGGCATTGCGGTGGACGGCAAGGGCAATGTCTTCGTGGCCGACACCTACAACGACTGCATCCGCATGATCGATGCGCAGGGAATGGTCACCACCTACGCAGGCAACGGCAAACCGGGCGACGCGGATGGTCCCGCGAAGAGCGCGCAGCTGGATACGCCGACCGCGCTGGCCGTGGCGGCGGACGGCTCGCTGTATATCGCCGACACCTTCAACGACAAGATCCGCAAGGTCGACAGCGCAGGCATGCTCTCCACTGTGGCAGCGCCGCCCGAGGCGGAACGCAGGCCCAAGCTGCGCCGTCCCACGGCCTTAGCGCTGACGCGCGACGGGCATCTCTACATCTCCACCGGTTCGGGCGGGCGCATCCTGCACATGACGCCGGACGGCCAGTACCACCCGCTGGAAGACGCCGACCGTCCGCCAGGCGTGGGCAGCGACGGCACCGTGCAGCTGTTTGCGCCGCGCGGCCTCGCCCTGCAGGAGGACGGCAGCCTGCTCGCCAGCGACGGCATGGCTTTCCGCCTGCACCGTCTTGCTCCGCCGCGCAAGGGCGAGGCCGCGCCTGCCCAGGCATCCATCGCGCCCATCCCCCAGCGCAAGGCGCCCATGCTCTGGCCCGTGAAACCGCAGGATGCGCCGCATGAAGTGGTGGGCCTGATGGGCGAAGTGCGCGGCAGCTTCGATGGCGAGAACCGCGACCACTTCCATGCAGGGCTGGACGTGCAGGCGCCGGTGGGCGACACCGTGTTGGCCGTGGAAGCAACCAAGGTCACCGACCCCCTGCCCAACTGGGGCTTCGGCACGCTGAGCGAAGGCATCAGCATCGGTAATATGTCCTACATTCATATGCGCGTGGGCCGGGCGGGGCGCGACAAGCCCCTGGGCAGCCAGTTCCAGCTCCTGCGCGGAGAGAAGAACAAGTCTTACCGCGTGCGCGTGCAGCGCGGCGCGCGCTTCGAAGTGGGTGATGCCCTGGGCACCATCAACGGCATGGCGCACGTCCACCTCGACTACTTCCCTGCAGGTGGCGTGATCAATCCGCTCAAGCTTCCCTTCATCGGCCTGCGCGACACCATAGCGCCGACGGTGCGCAGCGTCGTGCTGTTCGACGCGCAGGGGAAACGGCTGCCCGGCAAGCGCGGCCAGCCGGTGCATGTGCCGCGCGCTTTGCAGGAGGTGAGCATCGTCGCCGACATCTTCGACCAGATGGACGACAACCTCGCGCGCCGCCGCCTTGGCATCTACCGCCTGGGCTATCAGCTCCTGAAGGAAGACGGCAAGCCCGCGCCGGGCTTCGAGCAGCCCGTGATCACCCAGGTCTACGACCGGCTGCCGCGCAACCGCGAGGCGGTGAAGCTGGTGTATGCGCCGAGCAGCGGCATTACGGTCTACGGCAGCAAGAGCACGCAGTTCGCCTACGCCGTCAACAACACGCTGGAGGGAGGCCAGGCCTTGCCTGGCATGTGGAATATCGGCGGCATCGAGCCGGGCGCTTACACGCTCCGGATCTTCGCCGCCGACTTTGCGGGCAATGTCGCGACCCAGGGCCGCGACCTGCCCATCGTGATCGAGTAGGGCTTACTGCACGAAGGTCGTGCGCTTGCCCGTCACGAAGCGTTCGGAAGGGTTGCCGTAGACGGTGATCTTGCCCGAGCCGTTCGTGCTGCTGCGCACCGTGGAAGACACGGCGACCACGATATCGCCCGAGCCGTTGGTGGTCAGGTCGGCGCGCTCGCTGCGCAGGCCGGAGAGGCGTGCATCGCCGGAGCCGTTCACGCTCACGTCCAGGTTGCGCACCTCGCCGGCGGCGCTGAGATTGCCGGAGCCATGGACGCGCGCCATCAGCTGCTCGCCATGCACATTCCCCAGGCTGATGCGGCCGGAGCCATGCAGGGCGAGGCGGGTGGTGCCAGCGTCCAGCGCATCCGCCACCAGGCTGCCGGAGCCGTTGTTGCGCGCATCCAGCTGGTCGACGCGGCCGCGCAATTCCGTGCGCCCGGAGCCGTTGTGCTCCACGCTCAGGGGGCCGCCATTCAGGCCATTGACCGTGGCGCGCGAAATGCCGCTGGTCTCCAGCTTCGTCAGCCGCGGCGTGGTGTAGCGCACGCGCAGGGGCTGGGCGCTGCGCAGCTCCTGGTCCACCACAATGCGCATGTTCCCCCCCGAGACTTCGGTGCGTACCAGCGGCAGCAGGTTGCTGTCGCCTTCAATCTGCAGGGAGGCCACGGGGCCCACCTGAACCTCCACATCCATGTCGATCCGGCGGCGGCTTTCCACTTCCAGGCCGGTGGTGCCCGCGGCGATGCGGGTTTCGCTGCCCATGCTGCCGTTACCCTGAACGGCGGAGGAAGACCAGCTGTAGGTCTTGCCGTTCTCCGGCACGACGATGACGCAGCCGCCCAGGGCGAGGGCCAATACAGCAGCGGAAATGTGAGAGAGGCGCATGATATCCCTTGTTATTGGTTGTTCGATGCTGGAATGATAAGCATGCACCCCGCCGCGCACATGCGGCGTGCGACGAACGGTTGTTTTCGCAGGATGAGCTGCGCTTTCCTGCGCAAATCGCATTTGTCCCGGAACGTTCTGCGGTACAATCGTTTGGAACGATCGTGCTTTTTTGAGGCGGCGAGCCAAGGAGAGAATATGGACCTGAACTATTCGGCCGAGGATGAAGCCTTCCGCGCGCAGGTGCGGACCTTCCTCGCGGAGAATCTGCCCGCGGACCTGCAGGAAAAGGTGCGCGGGCACCTCCGCCTGGCGAAAGAGGATTACGTGCGCTGGCACAAGATCGTGGCGAAGCAGGGCTGGGCCGCGCCCGCGTGGCCGGCCGAATACGGCGGGCCGGGATGGAACGCCGTGCAGCGCCACATCTGGGAGGACGAATGCGCCCGCGCGGGCACGCCGCCCATCTTGCCTTTCGGCGTCAATATGGTGGCGCCGGTCATCATGGCTTTCGGGAACGAGGCGCAGAAAGCGCACTACCTGCCGCGCATCCTGAACTGCGACGACTGGTGGTGCCAGGGCTATTCCGAGCCCGGCTCCGGCTCCGACCTTGCCTCGCTCAAGACCACCGCCGTGCGCGACGGCGAACACTATATCGTCAACGGCCAAAAGACCTGGACAACGCTCGGCCAGCATGCGGACATGATCTTCTGCCTGGTGCGCACCGACCCTTCGGTGCGCAAGCAGGAGGGCATCTCCTTCCTGCTGATCGACATGAAATCCCCGGGCGTCACGGTGAGGCCAATCATCATGCTCGACGAAGAGCATGAGGTGAACGAGGTGTTCTTCGACAACGTGAAGGTGCCGGTGCAGAACCTGATCGGCCAGGAAAACAAGGGCTGGACCTACGCCAAATACCTGCTGGGCCACGAGCGTACGGGCATCGCCGCGGTGGGCCGCTCCAAGCGCGAGCTTCTGTTCCTGAAGAGGCTCGCCCTGCGCCAGCAGAAGGACGGCAAGCCCCTGCTCGACGATCCGGCCTTCGCGGCCAAGGTGGCGAACATCGAGATCGAGTTGATGGCGCTGGAGGTCACGGTGCTGCGCACCATCGCGCAGGAGCATCAGGCGCCCGGCCCGCAGGCCTCCGTACTCAAGGTGCGCGGCTCCGAGATCCAGCAGATGCTTGCGGAATTGATGGTCGAAGCCCTCGGCCCGGCAGCGCTGCCTTTCGATCCGGCCTACCTGGAAGGCGAGAGCGAGCACGCGGCGGGCGGAGACGCGGAAGCGGCCCCGCTCGCGGCTTATTACTTCAACCTCCGCAAGACCTCCATCTACGGCGGATCGAACGAAATCCAGAAGAACATCATCGCCCAGATGATCCTGGGCCTGTAAGGGGAGCAGCATGGACTTTGACTTCAAGGAAGAACAGCAGCAGTTCGCCGACGCCCTGCGCCGCTGGATCGACAAGGACTACAGCTTCGAAGCACGCCGCAAGATCGTCCATTCCGGCGCAGGCGTATCCGAACAGGCCTGGCAGACCCTCGTGGACTTGGGCATGACGGCCTTACCGGTGCCGGAAGCCCAGGGCGGTTTCAACGGCTCGGCGGTGGACATGCTGGTGGTGATGCAGGAACTGGGGCGCGGCCTCGTAGTGGAACCATACTTTGCCACGGTGCTGGGCGCGCACTTCCTGGCGCTGGCGGGAGGGCAGGAGGAACTGCTGGAGAAAGTGGCGGCGGGCGGGCTGAAACTGGCCTGTGCGCTCAACGAACCGCATGCGCGCCATGCGCTGAACGATATCGTGGTACGCGCCACCGGCAGCGGCAAGGATTTCGCCCTGAGCGGCATGAAGAGCGCAGTCATTCATGGCGCCCAGGCAGGCGCCCTGATTGTCTCGGCGCGCACGGGCGGCGATCAGCATGATACTGACGGCATCTCGCTCTTCCTGGTCGATGCCGACACCTCGGGGCTCGTCATCAAGGATTGCCGCACCCTGGACGGACAGCGTGTGGCCAGCATCACCTTCGACCACGCGCCTGCAACGCTGCTTGGAAGCGAAGGCCAGGGCTGGCCTTTGCTGGAAGCGGGCGCGGACTATGGCGCCACGCTGCTGTGCGCCGAAGCCGTCGGCGCCATGGACGCGCTCTTCGCCGCCACCCTCGAATACCTGAAGACGCGCAAGCAGTTCGGAACGCCCATCGGCAGCTTCCAGGCCTTGCAGCACCGCATGGCGGACATGTTCATCCACCTGGAACAGGCGCGCTCGATGGCCATGCTCGCCGCGGCGAAGGTCGCCTCGCCGGATGCAGAAGAGCGCCGCCGCGTGGTCTCCGCCGCGAAGGCGCGCGTGGGGCAAGCCGCCACCTTCATCGGCCAGCAGGCGGTGCAGCTACACGGCGGCATGGGCGTCACGGACGAACTGGCCGCCGCCCACCACTTCAAGCGCCTGACCATGATCGGGCTGACCCTGGGCGACGCCCAGCACCATCTGGAGCGCTTCGCCGCGCAGCCAGGCTTCCGCGAGGCCGCATGAACAAACGCACCATTTCAGGATTGACAGAACTGGCCGCGCTGGCGGGGCAGGAAGTGGCCATGTCCGGCTGGATCGAGGTGCCCCAGACGCGCATCGACAGCTTCGCCGACGCGACGGACGATCACCAATGGATTCATGTGGACGAAGAGCGGGCGGCTCAGGAATCGCCGTTCGGCGGCACCGTGGCCCACGGCTTCCTCACGCTCGCGCTGCTGCCTGCCATGCTGCAGAACGCCCTGAAGTTCGAGAACGTGAAAATGGTGCTGAATTATGGCCTGAACAAGGTGCGCTTCCCCGCGCCGCTGCTGGCGGGCAGCCGCGTGCGCGGCAGGCTCGCCGTGCTCGCCTTCAGCGAAGTGGAGGGCGGCGCTCAGGTTGTGTGGATGGTGACGATGGAGTCGGCAGACGGCGGCAAGCCAGTCTGCGTCGCCGAATTCGTCATGCGCGGCTATCCCTAGCCGCTAGTTGGGAATGTTCGCCGCCAGCCTGGTCCACACGGCATCGCCGATGTCCTTGCGGCCGTCGGGGGCGCGGAAGGAGAGGAAGAAGACTTCGTTCTTCACGCCTGTCGCCATGTACATGAAGTAGGCTGGCTGGCCTGTGGTGCCGCTGATCATGGAGAGCAGCACTGCGGGATTCTTCCCGTCCTTGAACTGCTTGACCTGGATGTTGGTGGCGGAGCCTTTCAGCTTGTTCAGCGAGCCCGGGTCGTCGATGCCGTAGAACACGCGGTGGCGCGCGTCGTAGGTGACGTTGGTGGCGGTTGAGCCGTACATGTAGCCGTTCCGGCTCGGCAGCTTTTCGGCGGTAGCGGTGGCGGCGTCTTCCGGCCGCATCCAGTAGGAATAGCCAATCCGTTTCACCTTGGCCTGCGCGTACTCCACCGGCACCGGAACGTTCAGCGGAATCTGCACCGGCAGCCGGCCTTGCATGAACTGGTTCAC encodes:
- a CDS encoding MaoC family dehydratase — translated: MNKRTISGLTELAALAGQEVAMSGWIEVPQTRIDSFADATDDHQWIHVDEERAAQESPFGGTVAHGFLTLALLPAMLQNALKFENVKMVLNYGLNKVRFPAPLLAGSRVRGRLAVLAFSEVEGGAQVVWMVTMESADGGKPVCVAEFVMRGYP
- a CDS encoding acyl-CoA dehydrogenase family protein encodes the protein MDFDFKEEQQQFADALRRWIDKDYSFEARRKIVHSGAGVSEQAWQTLVDLGMTALPVPEAQGGFNGSAVDMLVVMQELGRGLVVEPYFATVLGAHFLALAGGQEELLEKVAAGGLKLACALNEPHARHALNDIVVRATGSGKDFALSGMKSAVIHGAQAGALIVSARTGGDQHDTDGISLFLVDADTSGLVIKDCRTLDGQRVASITFDHAPATLLGSEGQGWPLLEAGADYGATLLCAEAVGAMDALFAATLEYLKTRKQFGTPIGSFQALQHRMADMFIHLEQARSMAMLAAAKVASPDAEERRRVVSAAKARVGQAATFIGQQAVQLHGGMGVTDELAAAHHFKRLTMIGLTLGDAQHHLERFAAQPGFREAA
- a CDS encoding head GIN domain-containing protein, yielding MRLSHISAAVLALALGGCVIVVPENGKTYSWSSSAVQGNGSMGSETRIAAGTTGLEVESRRRIDMDVEVQVGPVASLQIEGDSNLLPLVRTEVSGGNMRIVVDQELRSAQPLRVRYTTPRLTKLETSGISRATVNGLNGGPLSVEHNGSGRTELRGRVDQLDARNNGSGSLVADALDAGTTRLALHGSGRISLGNVHGEQLMARVHGSGNLSAAGEVRNLDVSVNGSGDARLSGLRSERADLTTNGSGDIVVAVSSTVRSSTNGSGKITVYGNPSERFVTGKRTTFVQ
- a CDS encoding acyl-CoA dehydrogenase family protein, encoding MDLNYSAEDEAFRAQVRTFLAENLPADLQEKVRGHLRLAKEDYVRWHKIVAKQGWAAPAWPAEYGGPGWNAVQRHIWEDECARAGTPPILPFGVNMVAPVIMAFGNEAQKAHYLPRILNCDDWWCQGYSEPGSGSDLASLKTTAVRDGEHYIVNGQKTWTTLGQHADMIFCLVRTDPSVRKQEGISFLLIDMKSPGVTVRPIIMLDEEHEVNEVFFDNVKVPVQNLIGQENKGWTYAKYLLGHERTGIAAVGRSKRELLFLKRLALRQQKDGKPLLDDPAFAAKVANIEIELMALEVTVLRTIAQEHQAPGPQASVLKVRGSEIQQMLAELMVEALGPAALPFDPAYLEGESEHAAGGDAEAAPLAAYYFNLRKTSIYGGSNEIQKNIIAQMILGL
- a CDS encoding carboxy terminal-processing peptidase, with the translated sequence MKKQMLAAMSLAILSAYAGAAQADKATDVQLKPAAQQTQAALWASRVLSRYHYKATPLDDAMSEKIFDRYFKTLDADKLFFTQADVDQFAPFKTKLDDAIAGENLQPAFAIYNLYQQRFNERMAYARELLKTKFDFTVDESYQFDREKADWAKNEAEVKELWRKRVKNDWLRLKLAGKDEKSIRETLDKRYENYVTRSRKLNNEDVFQYFMNAYAMSIEPHTNYLGPRASENFDIAMRLSLEGIGAVLQTRDEYTVIREIVPGSPAALSGKLKVGDKIVAVAQGDNGAPTDVLGWRIDDVVALIRGAKDSTVRVQVLSADAGPDAKPFSVSMVRKKITMEEQSAKKSIMEVRDGAVKRRIGVISLPTFYQDFEARRRGDKDFKSATRDVARLLGELKKEKVDNVLIDLRNNGGGSLTEAVELTGLFIDRGPVVQQRNGEGRVEVENDTVAGLAWDGPVGVLINRGSASASEIFAAAIQDYGRGLIIGEPSFGKGTVQTLISLDRFGQNDKARLGELKMTIAQFFRINGGTTQLRGVTPDIKLPSIADAENFGESSYDNALPYTVVKPAVYIPAGEVKDIVPLLDKKHEARVSKDKDFQYLVEDIAYVKKQRKDNLVSLNEAARRKDRDTQEARAKLREARLNAGPSPDDPIVVPDPKDALNRAISAKPSSQKSAAKATPVKGASRTDDGLQADERSLSAELDAEKAAKNAKDVLLNEAVHILADEVGLLKTDTRLASRVLPYAADK
- a CDS encoding NHL repeat-containing protein, producing the protein MKRKLTIAALAAAGLLGASAWYFMSQQTGLPGRSPLAVIQRAVGKTPAYWTARTTTVSGDGVQGVADGPAAQARWSDPYGIVADAKGTIYVADGGDANRIRKITTQGEVLTLAGGKEGFADGQGAAASFNTPSGLAIDRQGNLYVADTANHAIRKVTPEGAVATLAGNGQPGYADGQGAEARFNGPVGIAVDGKGNVFVADTYNDCIRMIDAQGMVTTYAGNGKPGDADGPAKSAQLDTPTALAVAADGSLYIADTFNDKIRKVDSAGMLSTVAAPPEAERRPKLRRPTALALTRDGHLYISTGSGGRILHMTPDGQYHPLEDADRPPGVGSDGTVQLFAPRGLALQEDGSLLASDGMAFRLHRLAPPRKGEAAPAQASIAPIPQRKAPMLWPVKPQDAPHEVVGLMGEVRGSFDGENRDHFHAGLDVQAPVGDTVLAVEATKVTDPLPNWGFGTLSEGISIGNMSYIHMRVGRAGRDKPLGSQFQLLRGEKNKSYRVRVQRGARFEVGDALGTINGMAHVHLDYFPAGGVINPLKLPFIGLRDTIAPTVRSVVLFDAQGKRLPGKRGQPVHVPRALQEVSIVADIFDQMDDNLARRRLGIYRLGYQLLKEDGKPAPGFEQPVITQVYDRLPRNREAVKLVYAPSSGITVYGSKSTQFAYAVNNTLEGGQALPGMWNIGGIEPGAYTLRIFAADFAGNVATQGRDLPIVIE